The genome window acttctctgtctaattcaaaaatatctctttaattttatgaGACTTCATGAAATAATTGAGAATCTGAAACAGTAAAAAGTATTTCTTGACAATTTGAGGTAAAAACCTGGGATCTTTTCATCAGGACGGTGAGGCATTGTGTCTTTCCCAGCACTcaactggaggaaaaaatggtATTTATGAAAATTGTAATGCTGTCATTTCACCTGAGTCAGCAGTGcattctcttctctattttctgatttcagaagCAGCAAGCCAATGATTGGGGGAGGAAATATTACAGAGATCACTTATTTCATCCTTCTGGGATTCTCTGATTTTCCCAGAATCCTAGCAGTGCTCTTTGTCGTATTCCTGCTGGTCTACATTTTGACTGTGACTTGGAACCTGTGCCTCATCGTCTTAATAAGGATGGACTCTCAgctccacacacccatgtacttcttcctcagtaCTCTGTCCTTCATAGATATCTGCTATGTGACCTCTATAGCTCCCAAGATGCTCTCCACCTTTTTCCGAGAGCAGCAGACTATCACCTTTGTGGGTTGTGCTGTTCAGTTCTTTGTCTTTTCAACCATGGGACTGAGTGAGTCTTGTCTCCTGACAGCCATGGCTTATGACCGATACACTGCCATTTGTAATCCACTTCTCTATTCAGCAATCATGTCACCCACCCTCTGTATTCGGATGGTGCTGGGATCCTATTTGGCTGGACTCTCTGCTTCTATATCCCAATTGTGTACCATATTTCAGCTCCACTTCTGTGGGNATGTCATCAAGCACTT of Ailuropoda melanoleuca isolate Jingjing unplaced genomic scaffold, ASM200744v2 unplaced-scaffold4826, whole genome shotgun sequence contains these proteins:
- the LOC117799369 gene encoding olfactory receptor 5AN1-like; its protein translation is MIGGGNITEITYFILLGFSDFPRILAVLFVVFLLVYILTVTWNLCLIVLIRMDSQLHTPMYFFLSTLSFIDICYVTSIAPKMLSTFFREQQTITFVGCAVQFFVFSTMGLSESCLLTAMAYDRYTAICNPLLYSAIMSPTLCIRMVLGSYLAGLSASISQLCTIFQLHFCGXVIKHFFCDMPPLLNLSCTDTFFVQLL